In Nostoc sphaeroides, the genomic window CAAGTGTACTGCGTTATTTTGAAACCTTAAATGCAGGAGAATTTGAGGCAACAGCTGCCTTATTTGCGGTAGATGGTGTGATGCGTCCACCATTTGAATCTGATATTGTGGGGAGAGATGCGATCGCAGTCTACTTAAAACAAGAATGCCAAAACATTAAAGCTTATCCTAACACCGGAATAGCGGAGGCTTTAGAAAACGCTACGATTCAAGTCCAAGTAACAGGCAAAGCACAAACTTCGTGGTGTAGTGTGAATGTCTTGTGGTTATTTATCCTCAACGAACAACGGCAAATTTCATATACTAAAATCAAACTTTTAGCTTCTCCCCAAGAGCTACTTTCTTTACGTCGTGAAAAGTAGCAAATAAGTATAAAAAGTTAGGCAATGTTTGAGCGTACCCCAAACAAAATCCAATCACAGTAAATTCACATAACACATTACGTCTATTTTACTAATTCGGGTAAAGTAGCTTCTAACTTTAGACAGTTGGCACCATCAATCTGCAACTGGTAGTCTACTTTATCCATGAGACGATTCATAATTAGCCAACCATAACCCCCTTCTTGTTTTTCCAGAGGGTTCGGAGCATAGTAGTTAGACATATCAAAGCCTTCGCCGTAATCCCAAATTTCGAGGGCAAGATCCCGATTTTTAACTTCCAAACGCAGTAAAATTGGTAAATTTGGTTTATCCTTGTGGGCATGACGGACTGCATTTGAGTAGGCTTCTACTAAAGCCAGCCTCAAACGACTTGATTGCCGTGACCAATCCACAGATTCTCCTAGCTGGATTTTCAAACATCCCAGCAGCCAGGTTTCGACAATATTAAGAAAACTTAAGTCACTTGGTACGTGAAGCTCACTTTTCATTACTTACAAAATCTCCAGTGAAAGTATAGTTTGATCATCTTCTTGAACCTGATTATCTGCCTGGATGCGAGCTAGTAAATGGTTTAGAGAAAGCGGTTGTTCCTCTTGTTGCAAGAGTTGCCAAAGACCATCTTGATTCAGCATCGAACGGTTAACCGGGTCAACGCCAGACTCGCTTTTTACTGTAGAATCAAAATTATTTGATACCGTAGCTTCTGTAATTCCATCGCTAGCTAGTAACAATGTGTCTCCAGGCGCGAGAACCAAGCGACCAGACTGTGCCTGCCACTTAGGCAAGATCCCTAAAGGAACGCTGCGAACTTTCAGGTAATTGGGATTGTCGGCTAAAGCACCTTGGCGTGACCATAACAGTGGATAAATATGACCGGCATTAGTGTAGACGAGTTCCTTAGTGGTAGGGGTATAACAGGCTAAGACAAGGGTGATGAAATAATTGTTGCTAATTAAGTCTTCACTGAGAGCGTGGTTGAGGTTCTGCATGACCACATTTGGCTCGGCTGGTGCTTCTTGAGATAGTTCTCGGCGCAAAACTGAAATAATACTAGCCATAAATAAAGCAGCTGGAACGCCCTTGCCAGAGACATCACCCACTGCCAGCCACAAGTCGCCTTTGGGATGGACAAACACTTCAAAAAAATCGCCTCCTACTTCCCGCGCTGGGTAACAGCAGGCTTGCACCTTCACACCTTTGATGTCAGGTAAAGTTTGGCGTAGCAAGTTGTATTGAATTTGGCGGGCTACTTCCAACTCATTGTGAATTTGCTGTTGCTTTTCTTGAAGGCGCTGGTAGAGTTTTGCTTGAGAGAGGGCTAAGGCTGCTTGTTCGGCAACACCTGCAATCAGTTGAATGTCTTCGTCTTGCCAAGGGCGATCGCGTCCCCATTGATGAAGAACCAGCACAGCCAATAATTGCTGCTGATAGCTAAGTGGTACTACTAGGTGGTGAGAAGGATTACCCTCATAGACATCTTGAGCGAGTTGATAATGACGGGTTTCCAGCACTTTTTCAATTAAAACACTGGGGTCGAATAAGCAATCTGATACATCAGATTTCGGATCGCGGTATGAGAACTCGTCTTGTGTGAGGCGATCGCCCTCTACTGGTCTGAGTAAGCAATTGCTAGCTTCAAATGTTTGTCCAATAGTTGCGACAATTTTTTGCAGCATACTGTCGTAGTCTAAAGACTCTCGAATTGCCGTTGTTACAGCATTAAATAAAGATTCTCGCTGTAGGGCCCGACCCAATTCTTGCGTGCGCTTCTTAACTAGACGATATGTATCAGTAGCTTGCTCAACTAAGGCTCTGAGCCGTTCAGGATTCCAGGGTTTGGTAATATACTTAAATACCTGACCAGAGTTAATCGCATCCACCAAATCTTCGACATCAGTAAAACCAGTTAACAAAATCCGAATCGTGTCTGGAAAGCGCTCTACGGTGCGACTAAAAAATTCAGTGCCATTCATTTCTGGCATTCTTTGGTCAGAAATAATCACCGCCATTTCACCAAACTGATCCAAGATTTCTAGAGCGCCAAAGGCATGATTGGCTTTATATACTTGAAAATCTCGCCTAAAAGTGCGGTAGAGTAAATCTAAGTTATCTGGCTCATCATCTACCACCATGAGCTTAAGTTTTCCCACTCCGATATCAGCCATATTTGACTTTAGTTTTCACATATTTGAATGGCGAGATAATATAATTTTTATCCCACCTGAGAAACAACAAAAAATTAATAACTAATCATTTTCAACAGCTATTCAGTTATCAGTGTTTTAAAACTTGATAACTGTTCGCTCAATTTAACCTTATCCTACTAACCCAGAACGCAAGGCGCGGACTGCTGCTTGGGTACGGTCATCGGCACATAGCTTATTCAAAATATTGCGAACGTGAGTTTTAACAGTCCCAACAGTGATATAAAGCCTTTCGGCAATTACTGCATTACTACAACCTTCGACAATCAACTGTAGCACTTCCAATTCCCTTTCTGTCAGGGTGTAAGGTTGAATTCCTTCCAGATTCTCGACATAATCAGGGTTAGAGGCAATGGTCTTGGTATTTACAAAAGTTGACTCCAACTTTTGGGGATTTTGTTGCGCTTGTTGTAATACAATCCGAGCGATCGCGGGATCGATCCAAGCGTTGCCATTGTAAGTTACTCTTATTGCTTCCAGCAAATTATCGAATTTGATATCTTTCATACAGTAAGAGTCTGCACCAGCCGCAAAAGCTGCCAATACAGCTTCTTTGTTATCCCGCAGCGTCAAAATTAACACCTTTGTGATTAGCTGCTGCCCATTAGCAGTAGATTTTACCTCCCGTGTCAGTTCAATGCCATCCTTATCTGGTAAACCAATATCGACAATGGCAATATCTGGTTGTACCATTTTTAACATTTTTAGCCCTTCAGCAGCATTGGCAGCTTCACCTACAACTTCAATGTCATCTTTTTGCAGTAGTGCTGTCCTAATACCTACACGAGTTAGGTCATGATCTTCAATCAGAGCGATACGAATTTTACTCATAGCCAACTTCAGACCGTTACACTACCTTAACCAGAAAGTCGAGTTTCGTGACATACTCCCACACTAACTGCAAGTAGTATAGTGGGGGCTTCTGTCCCCGGAACCAGAGTTACGAGTTGAGCGTTTTATACTTAGTAGAGTATTACACTTCAACAATCAAATTTGGACTGGTTCAGCCCAAGTACAAGTGCCCAAGATTAATTAGTTATGCTTTCTATTGTTGCAGGGCAATGGGAATCTCTCGTGCTTAAGTTCTAATATAAAAAATTTGATAAACTTAACATTCAAGTAAATCTGGTGTGAGGTTAATCCAGAATAGGCTATGTCTAAAGGCAATGAAGCATTTTCAGTGTTAGGAATACCAGTTCATGTGATGGCTAACTATCCAGGCTGGTTGTTAGAATGCCTGCGTGCAGGCAAAGGAATTCATGTAGTAACGCTCAATGCAGAAATGACTATGCAGGCAGAGCAGAATCAATTCTTAGCTCAGGTGATTAAAAATGCTGAACTAGTGATTCCAGATGGAGCCGGGGTTGTTCTGTATTTGCGATGGCTGCTATGGCAAAAAGTGCAGCGTTTTCCGGGGATTGAACTAGCAGAAAAACTTTTGCAAGAAATCGGGCAACAGAAGACAGGGGCAAAGGTTTTTTTCTATGGAGGTGCGCCTGGAGTGGCCTCAACTGCGGCAGATTTTTGGCAGCAGCAAATTCCAGATTTGAGTATAGTAGGCACTCACTCAGGCTACCATTCCCCAGAAGAAGAAGCACAATTGCGAGAAACTCTGGTTCAATTGCAGCCACAAGTGATTTTTGTCGGTTTGGGAGTTCCACGTCAAGAGTTATGGATTGCCGAAAACCGCCATTTGTGTCCTCAAGCAATTTGGATTGGTGTTGGTGGTAGTTTTGATATTTGGTCGGGAACTAAAACTCGCGCTCCCGCCTGGTTAGGAAATAATAATTTGGAATGGTTGTATCGGCTTTATCAAGAACCTTGGCGTTGGCGGCGGATGTTGGCTTTGCCAGCGTTTGCGGTGAAAGCTTTTGTTTATCGTTTGACAGCAAGGGGTGCAATTAGTTAAGAGAGACGCGATTAATCGCGTCTGTACAAGAGGAGAGACGCGATTAATCGCGTCTGTACTGGGTGCTATTACTTAGTTAGTATTGAAGTCTTCAAAAAATTTAAATTTTCTTTGTTAAATTTTCAATTCCCAGGCGAAACCTGGGAATCCTTATTTTTGAGAGGAATATCAAATCTAAACCCGTAAGCTATTTGGTTGTGGGGATAAGGAAAATTTAACAATGCCAGTATTAACAACTCAAGTTAAGAAAGACAAATCCCTTCATAGAGAGGACAATAAAACTCAACATTACGTTAGTGGTACTACTGTCAAGGTGCAATTGCAATCTGTAAGCAAGACTTATACTAATGGCACTCACGTTTTGTTGAATGCGAACCTTGAGGTAAAAAAGGGAGAATTTTTGTTTATTACAGGGCCAAGTGGTTCTGGTAAATCAACGCTGTTGAAACTGCTGTATGGCCAGGAGTTAGCGACGCAGGGAAAAGTAATTGTTGATGGGTGTAATGTAGCTGGTTTACAGGGCGATCGCTTGTCATTATTGCGGCGACGCATTGGCATTGTGTTTCAAGACTACAAACTGATTAGCCAACGAACAGTAGCAGAAAATGTGACTTTTGTGCTGCAAGCTCAAGGGTATACCCGTAAAGAAATTCAACGACGCTTAGAACCAACCTTGAAGCTAGTGGGTTTACTGAGTAAAGCTGACTGCTTTCCAGATCAACTGTCTGGGGGAGAGCAACAACGGGTGAGTGTTGCTCGTGCGATCGTTGGTACACCACCCCTGCTGTTGGCCGATGAGCCGACTGGAAATCTCGATCCAGATAATTCCTGGCAAGTGATCCAGATTCTCCAGAAGTTAAATTCCTTTGGGGCTACAGTAATTGTTACTACCCACGATGAACAATTGTTACGGAGATGCAATCATCCGGTAGTGCAAGTTCGCAATGGACAGTTGGCTCGAAAATAGTTATTTGTCATTAGTCATTAGTCATTGGTCATTTGCAAAGGACAAATGACTAATGACTAATAAATGTGGTGCTTGACTTTTGCTGATACGGGTGTGAAAGTTGATGCTGTTTTGGGAGGTAGAACTTGTAAACGATGGTTTCCGACCGACCGGAGGCGATCGCAGGCTTGTAAACTTTTAAAAGCTGCCTCTCTGATCGCAACTTCTTCCTCTCGACTGAGTAACAGTTGCAAGCATTCCACAACATCTTGCTGCACTGAAGAATCAACTCGCTTACGGCTGATGACTTTAGTTAGTTGACGTAGGGCAATCATCCGCTTTAATGGATCTTTTTCTGTTAAATTTACCAACAACTGATCGAGGTGGTCTTCTTCTCGATTTTCATAGAAGTTGACAATTTGCCAGACCAATAAAATTAAAGTTAACAGTGTTCCTACGCCTTGCACAATCGCACCAGCAGCAATCCAGGAACTGTGAGAGTCAACCCAAATTGCAGCGGCCATGTAAGTGCTGACAGTAGCAAGACCCCCACTGATGACTGCTAAAGCTAACCGACGATTTGAACTGTTTAAGAACTTACGTATCTTAGACCAGTGCAATTGCCAGTCCCACTCTTGCATTGAGTAAACCAATACCATTATCCCAACGCCGATTGAGAGAGCCAATAGCAGCATCCAGTTCCACAACAACATGGCGACGACGATTGTCAAGAACCCAAGAAAGCCTCCAGGCCCAGAGAAGCGCTTAAATGTTTGCTGCTTTGTTGCTCCCTTTGTCTTGAACTTTGTCAGCGACCAGTTCCAGTTGGGAATCTGGTTGATCAATTGCTGCCAAGAAGACGAAGCCTGTGCCACAGTGTTTACCTACTTGATTACGAAATTAACTATTGTATAAGTTTTACTACGGTTGAAGAAAGGGTGAAGACCCAAACCAGAAGATGCCCGGTTTTTAAGGGCAGCATAGTAGACTATAGCGGTTCTCGTTTACGTGAGGTACACCCGTAGGGGCACGGCACTGCCCATAGGTGTCAACTTCAGCTAAAACCCTGCCTGGAACTAGCTTTTAGATTGTCTCGTTCCCCTGCTCCGACTGG contains:
- a CDS encoding ketosteroid isomerase family protein is translated as MTSAEQLKKEFQIEGITETSVLRYFETLNAGEFEATAALFAVDGVMRPPFESDIVGRDAIAVYLKQECQNIKAYPNTGIAEALENATIQVQVTGKAQTSWCSVNVLWLFILNEQRQISYTKIKLLASPQELLSLRREK
- a CDS encoding ATP-binding protein, coding for MKSELHVPSDLSFLNIVETWLLGCLKIQLGESVDWSRQSSRLRLALVEAYSNAVRHAHKDKPNLPILLRLEVKNRDLALEIWDYGEGFDMSNYYAPNPLEKQEGGYGWLIMNRLMDKVDYQLQIDGANCLKLEATLPELVK
- a CDS encoding SpoIIE family protein phosphatase, translating into MADIGVGKLKLMVVDDEPDNLDLLYRTFRRDFQVYKANHAFGALEILDQFGEMAVIISDQRMPEMNGTEFFSRTVERFPDTIRILLTGFTDVEDLVDAINSGQVFKYITKPWNPERLRALVEQATDTYRLVKKRTQELGRALQRESLFNAVTTAIRESLDYDSMLQKIVATIGQTFEASNCLLRPVEGDRLTQDEFSYRDPKSDVSDCLFDPSVLIEKVLETRHYQLAQDVYEGNPSHHLVVPLSYQQQLLAVLVLHQWGRDRPWQDEDIQLIAGVAEQAALALSQAKLYQRLQEKQQQIHNELEVARQIQYNLLRQTLPDIKGVKVQACCYPAREVGGDFFEVFVHPKGDLWLAVGDVSGKGVPAALFMASIISVLRRELSQEAPAEPNVVMQNLNHALSEDLISNNYFITLVLACYTPTTKELVYTNAGHIYPLLWSRQGALADNPNYLKVRSVPLGILPKWQAQSGRLVLAPGDTLLLASDGITEATVSNNFDSTVKSESGVDPVNRSMLNQDGLWQLLQQEEQPLSLNHLLARIQADNQVQEDDQTILSLEIL
- a CDS encoding response regulator transcription factor, which produces MSKIRIALIEDHDLTRVGIRTALLQKDDIEVVGEAANAAEGLKMLKMVQPDIAIVDIGLPDKDGIELTREVKSTANGQQLITKVLILTLRDNKEAVLAAFAAGADSYCMKDIKFDNLLEAIRVTYNGNAWIDPAIARIVLQQAQQNPQKLESTFVNTKTIASNPDYVENLEGIQPYTLTERELEVLQLIVEGCSNAVIAERLYITVGTVKTHVRNILNKLCADDRTQAAVRALRSGLVG
- a CDS encoding WecB/TagA/CpsF family glycosyltransferase, which encodes MSKGNEAFSVLGIPVHVMANYPGWLLECLRAGKGIHVVTLNAEMTMQAEQNQFLAQVIKNAELVIPDGAGVVLYLRWLLWQKVQRFPGIELAEKLLQEIGQQKTGAKVFFYGGAPGVASTAADFWQQQIPDLSIVGTHSGYHSPEEEAQLRETLVQLQPQVIFVGLGVPRQELWIAENRHLCPQAIWIGVGGSFDIWSGTKTRAPAWLGNNNLEWLYRLYQEPWRWRRMLALPAFAVKAFVYRLTARGAIS
- the ftsE gene encoding cell division ATP-binding protein FtsE, with translation MPVLTTQVKKDKSLHREDNKTQHYVSGTTVKVQLQSVSKTYTNGTHVLLNANLEVKKGEFLFITGPSGSGKSTLLKLLYGQELATQGKVIVDGCNVAGLQGDRLSLLRRRIGIVFQDYKLISQRTVAENVTFVLQAQGYTRKEIQRRLEPTLKLVGLLSKADCFPDQLSGGEQQRVSVARAIVGTPPLLLADEPTGNLDPDNSWQVIQILQKLNSFGATVIVTTHDEQLLRRCNHPVVQVRNGQLARK
- a CDS encoding armadillo-type fold-containing protein, which encodes MAQASSSWQQLINQIPNWNWSLTKFKTKGATKQQTFKRFSGPGGFLGFLTIVVAMLLWNWMLLLALSIGVGIMVLVYSMQEWDWQLHWSKIRKFLNSSNRRLALAVISGGLATVSTYMAAAIWVDSHSSWIAAGAIVQGVGTLLTLILLVWQIVNFYENREEDHLDQLLVNLTEKDPLKRMIALRQLTKVISRKRVDSSVQQDVVECLQLLLSREEEVAIREAAFKSLQACDRLRSVGNHRLQVLPPKTASTFTPVSAKVKHHIY